The DNA window TGAAGGACACTAAAACGAATACTCTTTGGAATCAAAAACATAGCTTGTCCAAGTCTTGGTTGGGCATACCGATTATCGTAAAAAATGAAATAATAGGTGTTTTGAATGTTGATTGGTTTAAGCAAGCAAAGATATCTGAATTTGAAAAAGAATTAATAAATTACTTTTTAGAAGATGTAGATAGGATTTTAAAATCTATTTTTTCTTTGAATGAACTGTTTCTAAATTCAAAGGTAGATATATTAACCCGAGTATACAGTAGAAAAGCCCTTGAAGAATATATTTCTCAACATAAATCCGATAGTTCAAAAAAGGCGGTTATTTTTCTGGACTTTGACAATTTTAAAAAGATTAACGATAATTTTGGTCACACCGTAGGGGATCAAGCTTTAAAAATTCTTACAAAGAGAATTCAAAATTCTATTAAATCTAATGATTTAATCTTTAGATACGGAGGAGACGAATTTGTTATAATAATAAATGAAATAACTGAGAACAATAGTATTGATATAATTATACAAAGGATCAAATCAACAGTTAAAACTCCAATAACGTTCAACGATATATTGATAATATCTTCTATAAGTGTAGGGTATTGTCTTGTTCCTGAAGAAGCTCCTGATATTGAGAAAGCCATTGAAATAGCGGACAAAAGAATGTATTTGGAAAAAGAAATACATTAATTAATATTAAGGAGGTATTACTAATGGGTATATGGTTGATCATTTTGTTGATTTTATCTGTTATTTTTATAATTTTTGCAACCGCTAGGTTGACGTTACACCCTTTCTTAGTTTTGCTTTTCACTGCTGTTTTGTTTGGTATTTTTTCTGGAATGAGTTTGATAGAAATAGTTGATTCAATCACCGGTGGTTTTGGAGGCACGCTTGGAAGTATAGGCATCGTGATCGCCGCTGGTACGATAATCGGGACTTTCCTTGAAAAGTCTGGCGGCGCGTTTAAGATGGCTGAG is part of the Petrotoga sibirica DSM 13575 genome and encodes:
- a CDS encoding diguanylate cyclase domain-containing protein, giving the protein MVYIIISIVFLFILAFVFYTGIKTAIYVRRITKEEDKPPAFTPPSPKKVIRNRFKSSLFETAITCLEKEVEKDYALKSIIEKLPLFLKADSWSFLITPPDGKWRFLFWSKNLDFLPLEELASEIQISGEHIKKVLDTKKILFMKDTKTNTLWNQKHSLSKSWLGIPIIVKNEIIGVLNVDWFKQAKISEFEKELINYFLEDVDRILKSIFSLNELFLNSKVDILTRVYSRKALEEYISQHKSDSSKKAVIFLDFDNFKKINDNFGHTVGDQALKILTKRIQNSIKSNDLIFRYGGDEFVIIINEITENNSIDIIIQRIKSTVKTPITFNDILIISSISVGYCLVPEEAPDIEKAIEIADKRMYLEKEIH